The proteins below are encoded in one region of Zavarzinia compransoris:
- the trbK-alt gene encoding putative entry exclusion protein TrbK-alt, protein MDGKLLARLGAVVFVAVAVTATAIEMTRKEEEPAGQVVRPVEVTPADPLRQAQRRCQLLGEAAARDAECLRTWAETRDRFLGITPAPTSPQHDDGR, encoded by the coding sequence ATGGACGGCAAGCTTTTGGCGCGCCTCGGCGCCGTCGTCTTCGTCGCCGTCGCCGTCACCGCGACGGCGATCGAGATGACCCGGAAAGAGGAAGAGCCGGCCGGCCAGGTGGTGCGGCCAGTTGAGGTCACCCCGGCCGATCCGCTGCGCCAGGCGCAGCGGCGGTGCCAACTGCTCGGCGAGGCCGCCGCCCGCGATGCCGAATGCCTGCGCACCTGGGCCGAAACCCGCGACCGATTCCTCGGCATTACGCCGGCGCCGACGTC
- the trbJ gene encoding P-type conjugative transfer protein TrbJ — protein sequence MIFRRSRAALLAASILSVPVAMSPVMVQPASAQWVVYDPTNYVQNVLSAARALEQINNQITSLQNEATMLINQARNLASLPYSSLQRLQQSVQRTQQLLGQAQRIAYDVQQIDQAFTSTYGNASISASDQQLVAQARERWQNTVGGLQDAMRVQAGVVGNIDTNRAEMSALIGQSQGATGALQASQAGNQLLALQAQQLADLTAVVAANGRAQALTEAERAAAAEQGREQRRRFLTPGDGYQPGNARMFPNGN from the coding sequence ATGATCTTCCGTCGCTCACGCGCGGCGCTTCTTGCCGCGTCGATCCTTTCCGTCCCCGTGGCGATGTCGCCCGTGATGGTCCAGCCGGCGTCCGCGCAATGGGTCGTCTACGACCCGACGAACTACGTGCAGAATGTTCTCTCCGCCGCTCGGGCGCTGGAGCAGATCAACAATCAGATCACCTCGCTTCAGAACGAAGCGACGATGCTGATCAACCAGGCGCGCAATCTCGCGAGCCTGCCTTACTCCTCGCTTCAGCGCTTGCAGCAGTCCGTGCAGCGGACGCAACAACTGCTCGGTCAGGCGCAGCGCATCGCCTACGACGTCCAGCAGATCGACCAGGCCTTCACCTCCACCTACGGCAATGCGTCGATCTCCGCCTCCGACCAGCAGCTCGTGGCGCAGGCGCGCGAGCGCTGGCAGAACACCGTCGGCGGCCTGCAGGACGCCATGCGGGTGCAGGCCGGCGTCGTCGGCAACATCGACACCAATCGCGCCGAGATGTCGGCGCTCATCGGCCAAAGCCAGGGCGCGACCGGCGCCCTGCAGGCGTCACAGGCCGGAAATCAGCTCCTCGCGCTCCAGGCCCAGCAGCTCGCCGATCTCACGGCCGTCGTCGCCGCGAACGGGCGGGCTCAAGCGCTGACCGAAGCGGAGCGCGCGGCGGCCGCCGAGCAGGGTCGCGAGCAGCGCCGCCGCTTCCTGACGCCCGGCGACGGCTATCAGCCCGGCAACGCCCGCATGTTCCCCAATGGCAACTAA
- the trbE gene encoding conjugal transfer protein TrbE has translation MMNLAEYRRTSTRLADFLPWAALAGEGIVLNKDGSFQRTARFRGPDLDSAVPAELVAVAGRLNNAFRRLGSGWAIFVEAQRHGAGAYPASRFPEAASALVDAERKADFEEDASHFESSYFLTFVYLPPAEDAARAENWLYEGKADNGLDPHEALRGFADRTDRVLQLIENFMPECAWLNDGETLTYLHSTVSTKRHRVRVPETPMYLDALLADQPLIGGLEPRLGETHLRILTIVGFPTATTPGLLDDLNRLAFPYRWSTRAVLLDKTDATRLLTKIRRQWFAKRKSIMAILKEVMTNEASVLVDTDAANKAADADLALQELGADYAGQAYVTATVAVWDADPRIAAEKLRLVEKIVQGRDFTAMAETINAVDAWLGSLPGHVYANVRQPPISTLNLAHMIPLSAVWAGPERDEHFGQPPLLYGRTEGSTPFRFSLHVGDVGHTLVVGPTGAGKSVLLALMALQFPRYPNSQVFAFDFGGSIRAAALAMGGDWHDLGGGLTEGAADSVSLQPLAGIHHVPERAWAADWIVAILQREGVTIAPEVKEYIWTALTSLASAPVSERTITGLAVLLQSNDLKQALRPYCIGGAYGRLLDGESEHLGEAFVQAFETEGLIGTGAAPAVLAYLFHRIEDRLDGSPTLLIIDEGWLALDDEDFAGQLREWLKTLRKKNASVVFATQSLSDIDSSTIAPAIVESCQTRLLLPNERAIEPQITAIYRRFGLNDRQIEILSRAMPKRDYYCQSRRGNRLFELGLSDVALALCAASSKTDQAAIERVVSEHGREGFLPAWLRLRGVAWAADLIPNLNNLETQS, from the coding sequence ATGATGAACCTCGCCGAATATCGCCGGACCTCAACGCGCCTCGCGGATTTCCTGCCCTGGGCCGCGCTCGCGGGCGAGGGCATCGTCCTCAACAAGGACGGCAGCTTCCAACGCACCGCCCGCTTTCGCGGTCCCGACCTCGACTCCGCAGTGCCGGCCGAACTCGTCGCCGTCGCCGGTCGCCTCAATAACGCCTTCCGCCGCCTCGGCTCGGGTTGGGCGATATTCGTCGAAGCGCAGCGCCATGGCGCCGGCGCCTATCCGGCGAGCCGCTTTCCCGAGGCGGCGTCCGCCCTGGTCGACGCCGAGCGTAAGGCCGATTTCGAGGAAGACGCCTCGCATTTCGAGTCCAGCTACTTCCTGACCTTCGTCTATCTACCGCCCGCCGAGGACGCCGCCCGCGCCGAGAACTGGCTCTATGAAGGCAAGGCTGACAACGGCCTTGACCCTCATGAGGCGTTGCGCGGCTTCGCTGATCGCACCGACCGCGTGCTCCAGCTCATCGAGAACTTCATGCCGGAATGCGCATGGCTCAATGACGGCGAGACGCTGACCTATCTGCATTCGACCGTCTCGACCAAGCGCCATCGCGTGCGCGTGCCCGAGACGCCGATGTATCTCGACGCGTTGCTGGCCGATCAACCGCTCATCGGCGGACTGGAGCCGCGGCTGGGCGAGACGCATCTCCGCATCCTCACCATTGTCGGTTTTCCGACCGCGACCACGCCCGGGCTGCTCGACGACCTCAACCGGCTGGCCTTTCCCTATCGCTGGTCGACGCGCGCCGTCCTTCTCGACAAGACCGACGCCACCAGGCTGCTCACCAAGATCCGGCGGCAATGGTTCGCCAAGCGCAAGAGCATCATGGCGATCCTCAAGGAGGTGATGACCAACGAGGCTTCGGTGCTCGTCGATACCGATGCGGCGAACAAGGCGGCTGATGCCGACCTCGCGCTCCAGGAACTCGGCGCCGACTATGCCGGTCAGGCCTATGTCACCGCGACGGTCGCCGTCTGGGACGCCGATCCACGCATCGCAGCCGAGAAGCTGCGCCTGGTGGAGAAGATCGTTCAGGGCCGCGACTTCACCGCGATGGCCGAGACGATCAACGCCGTCGATGCCTGGCTTGGCTCGCTGCCGGGCCATGTCTACGCCAACGTCCGGCAACCGCCGATCTCGACGCTCAATCTCGCCCATATGATTCCGCTGTCGGCGGTGTGGGCGGGGCCGGAACGGGACGAGCATTTCGGGCAACCCCCCTTGCTCTACGGCAGGACCGAAGGATCGACCCCGTTCCGGTTTTCCCTTCATGTCGGCGATGTCGGTCACACGCTCGTTGTCGGGCCGACCGGCGCCGGCAAATCGGTGCTGCTGGCGCTGATGGCGCTGCAGTTCCCGCGCTACCCCAACTCACAGGTCTTCGCCTTCGACTTCGGCGGAAGCATCCGAGCCGCGGCGCTCGCGATGGGCGGTGACTGGCACGATCTCGGCGGCGGCCTGACCGAAGGCGCCGCTGACAGCGTCTCGCTGCAACCGCTCGCCGGCATCCACCACGTGCCGGAACGAGCGTGGGCGGCGGACTGGATCGTCGCGATCCTGCAGCGCGAGGGCGTGACGATCGCGCCAGAGGTGAAGGAATACATCTGGACGGCGCTGACCTCGCTGGCCAGTGCGCCTGTCAGCGAGCGCACCATCACCGGGCTTGCCGTCCTCCTTCAATCGAACGACCTGAAACAGGCGCTCCGGCCCTACTGCATCGGCGGCGCCTATGGCCGGCTGCTCGACGGCGAGAGCGAGCATCTTGGCGAAGCCTTTGTGCAGGCGTTCGAGACCGAGGGCCTGATCGGCACGGGCGCCGCGCCCGCCGTGCTCGCCTATCTCTTCCACCGCATCGAAGATCGCCTCGATGGCAGCCCAACGCTGCTCATCATCGATGAAGGCTGGCTCGCGCTCGATGACGAGGATTTCGCCGGTCAGCTCCGCGAGTGGCTGAAGACGCTGCGAAAGAAGAACGCCTCCGTCGTGTTCGCTACGCAATCGCTTTCGGACATCGACAGCTCAACGATCGCGCCCGCCATCGTCGAGAGCTGCCAGACCCGTCTGCTGTTGCCGAACGAGCGCGCGATCGAGCCGCAGATCACCGCGATCTACCGTCGCTTCGGACTCAACGACCGCCAGATCGAGATCCTCTCCCGCGCGATGCCGAAGCGCGACTACTACTGCCAATCCCGGCGGGGCAACCGGCTCTTCGAGCTCGGTCTGTCCGACGTGGCGCTGGCGCTCTGCGCCGCCTCCTCGAAGACCGATCAGGCCGCGATCGAGCGCGTCGTGTCGGAGCACGGCCGCGAAGGATTCCTGCCGGCCTGGCTGCGTCTGCGCGGCGTCGCCTGGGCCGCTGACCTCATCCCCAACCTCAATAACCTGGAGACCCAGTCATGA
- a CDS encoding VirB3 family type IV secretion system protein, translating to MASLIDSAGDVPGYAVPVHRALTEHILLGGAPRSIAILNGTLAAALGLGLRLWLVGLGLWAIGHFAAVWAAKRDPQFVDVVRRHLRIPGHLSA from the coding sequence ATGGCGAGCCTGATCGACAGCGCCGGCGACGTGCCGGGCTATGCCGTCCCGGTCCATCGGGCGCTCACCGAGCACATCCTGCTCGGCGGCGCGCCGCGCTCCATCGCGATCCTCAATGGCACACTGGCGGCGGCGCTTGGCCTCGGCTTGCGCCTCTGGCTCGTCGGTCTCGGGCTCTGGGCGATCGGGCATTTCGCCGCTGTGTGGGCGGCCAAACGCGATCCGCAATTCGTCGACGTGGTGCGCCGTCACCTGCGCATCCCCGGCCATCTGAGCGCGTGA
- a CDS encoding TrbC/VirB2 family protein, with amino-acid sequence MIRHALRTCRHIATAVSVTVVSMMLAPAAYASGSSMPWEAPLQSILESIEGPVAKIIAVMIIIITGLTLAFGDTSGGARKLIQIVFGLSIAFAASSFFLSFFSFGGGALV; translated from the coding sequence ATGATCCGCCATGCCCTGCGCACATGCCGTCATATCGCGACGGCCGTGTCCGTCACCGTCGTCAGCATGATGCTGGCCCCAGCCGCTTACGCTTCCGGCTCCTCCATGCCGTGGGAAGCGCCGCTGCAATCGATCCTCGAATCCATCGAGGGGCCGGTCGCCAAGATCATCGCCGTGATGATTATCATCATCACCGGCCTGACACTGGCCTTCGGCGACACGTCGGGCGGAGCCCGAAAATTAATCCAGATCGTGTTCGGCCTCTCCATCGCCTTCGCCGCGTCGAGCTTCTTCCTGTCGTTCTTCTCCTTCGGCGGCGGAGCGCTCGTCTGA